The following proteins are encoded in a genomic region of Streptomyces gobiensis:
- a CDS encoding SpoIIE family protein phosphatase — MPDAHPFGAASTDNTAERDDALAGAVVRAVEVTGAHAGSVFLLSRDRHSLVLTATSGTPPSLLGGWRRIPVNSPIPVAEAFRSGRTVHLADSDETMRRYPQLAVALPYAFGSASVPVKAGKDTFGAMAVVWGAGLGEHGLSKAQRRQLRATAGRLGASLAELEARGALPECDAETVLEVPVDSAPAVRVGLFDWNLDTGALVADDELCAMFGLAPDEFDGRAATLAARIDPADLPGFRAAARTAAEKGRILAPRLRVRESSGGHHTVELWGRVPDTTADQEARSHLVGTVLDPGAGMAAVAAVERLTDGFLSLDREGYLAYVNHSLERLLDVRRDELLGRRLWDVLPWLADPVYEDRFRAAMITQQPVSFLACRPPGQWLVFCLHPDPQGMTGWATPAGQPVPAEAEPGAPAAGEEPVSRPSARPAPTRLGVLYRVLQLGSALTEAVTVREVCDAVADQLLPAFGGHRLAMYVVQDRSLRLLSQTGYRESFLARFEGTPLHAHLPVTDALTSGAPLFVESPQELSRTYPGLEPESSSAAFLPLIASSRPVGACILGFDTPHRFPTEERSILTALGGLIAQALERARLYDAEFALARGLQNALLPHQLPTLPGVSVTGRYLPGTRGMDIGGDWYDVIPTGRGVALIVGDVEGHNVTAAATMGQLRSAVRAFATAGHRPGDVIARTNQLLLDLDPGLLASCCYVCLHPDAGIAQVVRAGHCPPLLRQPDGRTQVLAVPGGPILGVEPAVTYPESELSLQPGAVLALYTDGLIETRDSDIDVGIDRLRTSLAHSATESLEELADELLREVRRAPNRMDDIALLLTTYAPAPAH; from the coding sequence GTGCCGGACGCGCACCCGTTCGGCGCTGCGAGCACCGACAACACGGCGGAGCGTGACGACGCACTGGCTGGTGCCGTTGTCAGGGCCGTCGAGGTGACCGGGGCGCATGCGGGCAGCGTGTTTCTGCTCTCGCGTGACCGTCACTCGCTGGTGCTCACCGCGACGTCAGGGACGCCGCCCTCGCTGCTCGGCGGGTGGCGGCGGATCCCGGTGAACAGTCCCATCCCCGTGGCGGAGGCGTTCCGTTCCGGCCGGACGGTCCATCTGGCCGACAGCGACGAGACCATGCGCCGGTATCCCCAGCTCGCGGTGGCACTGCCCTACGCGTTCGGCTCCGCCTCCGTGCCGGTCAAGGCGGGCAAGGACACCTTCGGGGCCATGGCCGTGGTGTGGGGTGCCGGGCTCGGTGAGCATGGGCTTTCCAAGGCACAGCGACGGCAGTTGCGTGCCACGGCCGGCCGTCTCGGCGCGTCGCTCGCCGAGCTGGAGGCACGCGGCGCTCTCCCCGAGTGCGACGCGGAGACCGTTCTCGAGGTCCCGGTGGACTCCGCTCCAGCGGTACGGGTGGGCCTGTTCGACTGGAACCTCGACACCGGAGCCCTCGTAGCGGATGACGAGCTGTGCGCGATGTTCGGTCTCGCCCCGGACGAGTTCGACGGACGGGCGGCCACGCTGGCGGCCAGGATCGACCCCGCTGACCTTCCCGGCTTCCGGGCCGCCGCCCGCACCGCGGCCGAGAAGGGCCGCATCCTCGCCCCGCGCCTGCGGGTGCGGGAGAGCAGCGGCGGTCACCACACCGTCGAGCTGTGGGGCCGCGTACCCGACACCACCGCCGACCAGGAGGCACGTTCTCACCTGGTCGGCACCGTCCTTGACCCGGGAGCCGGGATGGCCGCCGTCGCGGCGGTCGAACGGCTCACGGACGGCTTCCTCTCCCTCGACCGGGAGGGATATCTGGCGTACGTCAACCACAGCCTGGAGCGGCTGCTGGACGTCCGCCGCGATGAACTGCTGGGCCGACGCCTGTGGGACGTCCTGCCCTGGCTGGCCGATCCGGTGTACGAAGACCGGTTCCGAGCCGCCATGATCACCCAGCAGCCGGTCTCCTTCCTGGCCTGCCGCCCACCCGGCCAGTGGCTCGTGTTCTGCCTCCACCCGGACCCGCAGGGCATGACCGGATGGGCGACACCCGCCGGACAGCCGGTCCCGGCCGAGGCCGAGCCCGGGGCACCGGCCGCCGGAGAAGAGCCGGTCTCCCGGCCCTCCGCGCGGCCCGCGCCGACGCGTCTGGGCGTCCTCTACCGCGTCCTCCAGCTGGGCAGCGCCCTGACCGAGGCGGTCACCGTACGGGAGGTGTGCGATGCCGTCGCCGACCAGCTCCTGCCCGCTTTCGGCGGCCACCGGCTGGCGATGTACGTGGTGCAGGACCGGTCCCTGCGCCTGCTGTCGCAGACCGGCTACCGCGAGAGCTTCCTGGCGCGGTTCGAGGGCACGCCGCTCCACGCTCACCTGCCCGTGACCGACGCGCTGACCTCCGGAGCCCCGCTGTTCGTCGAGTCGCCGCAGGAGCTCTCGCGTACCTATCCCGGACTTGAACCGGAGTCGAGCTCCGCTGCCTTCCTGCCCCTGATCGCCTCCAGCCGCCCGGTGGGCGCCTGCATCCTCGGCTTCGACACGCCCCACCGGTTCCCCACCGAGGAGCGAAGCATCCTGACCGCGCTGGGTGGCCTGATCGCCCAGGCACTGGAACGTGCCAGGCTCTACGACGCCGAGTTCGCCCTCGCCCGCGGCCTGCAGAACGCGCTGCTGCCGCACCAACTACCCACCCTGCCGGGCGTCAGCGTCACGGGCCGGTATCTCCCCGGCACTCGCGGGATGGACATCGGCGGCGACTGGTACGACGTCATACCCACCGGCCGCGGCGTCGCACTGATCGTCGGAGATGTCGAGGGCCACAATGTCACCGCTGCCGCCACCATGGGCCAACTGCGCAGCGCGGTAAGGGCCTTCGCCACCGCCGGCCACCGGCCGGGCGACGTGATCGCCCGTACCAACCAGCTTCTCCTCGACCTCGACCCCGGACTGCTCGCCAGCTGCTGCTACGTCTGCCTCCATCCCGATGCGGGGATCGCGCAGGTGGTCCGCGCGGGCCACTGCCCGCCCCTGCTGCGCCAGCCCGACGGACGCACCCAGGTCCTGGCGGTGCCGGGCGGACCCATCCTCGGTGTGGAGCCCGCCGTCACCTACCCCGAATCAGAGCTGAGTCTCCAGCCCGGTGCTGTCCTGGCCCTCTACACGGACGGGCTGATCGAGACCCGCGACTCCGACATCGATGTGGGTATCGACCGGCTCCGTACCTCGTTGGCCCACAGCGCGACGGAATCCCTGGAGGAGCTGGCCGACGAGCTTCTGCGGGAGGTCCGCCGGGCGCCGAACCGCATGGACGACATCGCGCTGCTCCTCACCACATACGCTCCCGCCCCGGCCCACTGA